The Leucobacter rhizosphaerae genome includes a region encoding these proteins:
- a CDS encoding DUF2637 domain-containing protein, which produces MGTAVAGTVLIACGAFWLSFTALADLARRSGIEEGQAWAWPLIVDGIIVVATVAVVALAGTRTSWYPWLLLICGAALSVTANSIHAIVAADTDVPAVLAASVAAVPPLVLLAITHLTVVLTRHQAEHDPENAGDEVAELPAEGVEVPGRPVPVASLEPAPRAPVLAAAPMTDAVPGPGESDPPMPEYGRGGWSRREVAEVLRSGGWSNKKIARYLDVHPSTVGRWLPHASATPGTDTQQPISEVPTTDAAAVPVADDPRDEEGPP; this is translated from the coding sequence GTGGGGACGGCGGTGGCAGGCACGGTGCTAATCGCATGCGGAGCGTTCTGGCTGAGTTTCACCGCGCTGGCCGATCTCGCCCGCCGCTCCGGGATCGAGGAGGGGCAGGCGTGGGCGTGGCCGCTGATCGTGGACGGCATCATCGTCGTCGCGACCGTCGCCGTCGTCGCCCTCGCCGGCACCCGCACCTCCTGGTATCCGTGGCTACTCCTCATTTGCGGAGCCGCCCTCTCGGTGACCGCGAACTCCATCCACGCGATCGTCGCCGCCGACACGGACGTGCCAGCGGTTCTGGCCGCCTCGGTCGCGGCGGTGCCGCCGCTTGTGCTGCTCGCTATCACCCACCTCACCGTGGTCCTCACCCGGCACCAGGCCGAACACGACCCTGAGAACGCTGGTGACGAAGTCGCGGAGTTGCCCGCCGAGGGCGTGGAGGTGCCGGGCAGGCCGGTGCCGGTCGCGTCGCTGGAACCGGCGCCTCGAGCGCCGGTGCTCGCCGCGGCGCCGATGACCGATGCGGTACCCGGCCCCGGAGAGAGCGATCCGCCGATGCCTGAGTACGGGCGGGGTGGGTGGTCGCGGCGTGAGGTGGCGGAGGTGCTGCGGTCGGGCGGCTGGTCGAACAAGAAGATCGCCCGCTACCTCGACGTGCACCCCTCGACCGTCGGCCGCTGGCTCCCGCACGCCAGTGCCACGCCGGGCACCGATACCCAGCAACCGATTTCGGAAGTGCCGACGACCGACGCAGCAGCGGTGCCGGTTGCAGACGACCCCAGAGACGAGGAGGGTCCTCCATGA
- a CDS encoding ParB N-terminal domain-containing protein has translation MSASSPGHIELKRALDSILVGQRHRTDLGDIAALAESIRAEGLLQPITVTPDGALVCGRRRLEALRLLGHRSTNVWVRSNLSGRLSQLLAEQNDNALHKPLSLIEAESLYRELKVVLAEDAARRQAATRFGAEGGRPQDPAGVHGAAESAAPEPAGDARAQAARMVTGRKSYSMLEEVGRLKDLASDERRPAHIRAQAAEEVARIEAGGKVHGAHLRMNTALSLHELDQIAADPAQPELVRTQAAASAEEVRAAATREARTTELAQLATKAIARITADGRKKGKKPVRPAERPKLTLVVLPPRAFVALWADMDGWTQKYDATTLAAELTVAEWERAEAVLAETVAFFALIRAARENAAAGGAEAHAV, from the coding sequence ATGTCTGCGAGTAGCCCTGGGCACATCGAGCTGAAACGCGCCCTCGATTCCATCCTCGTCGGGCAGCGGCATCGCACCGACCTGGGCGACATCGCGGCGCTGGCGGAGTCCATCCGGGCGGAGGGCCTGTTGCAGCCGATCACCGTCACTCCGGACGGGGCGCTCGTGTGCGGGCGCCGCCGGCTCGAAGCGTTGCGCCTCCTCGGGCACCGTTCCACGAACGTGTGGGTGCGGTCGAATCTCTCAGGCCGTCTCTCCCAGCTCCTCGCGGAGCAGAACGACAACGCCCTGCACAAGCCCCTCTCCCTGATCGAAGCCGAATCCCTCTACCGCGAGCTCAAAGTGGTGCTCGCCGAAGACGCCGCCCGCCGGCAGGCCGCCACACGGTTCGGTGCCGAGGGCGGAAGGCCCCAGGATCCTGCGGGAGTCCACGGTGCTGCCGAATCGGCGGCACCGGAACCGGCGGGTGATGCGCGTGCCCAGGCGGCCAGGATGGTGACGGGCCGGAAGTCGTACTCGATGCTCGAAGAAGTCGGCCGGCTTAAGGACCTCGCCAGCGACGAACGCAGGCCCGCGCACATCCGGGCGCAGGCCGCGGAGGAGGTCGCCCGGATCGAGGCCGGCGGGAAAGTGCACGGCGCGCACCTGCGCATGAACACCGCCCTCTCGCTCCACGAACTCGACCAGATCGCCGCCGACCCCGCCCAGCCGGAACTGGTACGGACGCAAGCCGCCGCCTCCGCCGAGGAAGTGCGGGCCGCAGCCACACGGGAAGCACGGACGACGGAGCTCGCACAACTCGCGACCAAGGCGATCGCCCGCATCACCGCCGATGGCCGCAAGAAGGGCAAGAAGCCAGTACGGCCGGCGGAGCGTCCGAAGCTGACGCTCGTGGTGCTGCCGCCGCGCGCGTTCGTCGCGCTCTGGGCCGACATGGACGGCTGGACCCAGAAATACGACGCCACGACCCTCGCTGCAGAACTGACTGTGGCGGAGTGGGAGCGAGCCGAAGCGGTGCTGGCCGAGACTGTCGCGTTTTTCGCCCTCATCCGCGCCGCACGCGAGAACGCTGCGGCGGGCGGCGCTGAGGCGCACGCCGTCTGA
- a CDS encoding M23 family metallopeptidase, protein MVKKLLVVLLALLCIGPSTALIGLGAFMGPAGFCPADSLTVGPIPDQLTATTADGTQVVLEKRQLTHAATIITTGASIPGVGQAGVRVALMAALTESRLRMLANTGAYPESGSFPNDGDAADHDSLGLFQMRPAAGWGTVAKLMNPEYQSKAFYGGEQGPNFPSPRGLLDIPGWQQMDPGSAAQAVEVSAFPDRYRNWQPVADAILTALTTPAPSGGTGGGVVPETSRVGFPLPEGSYTSTDSFGWRIDPFTGESEFHSGSDLAAADGTPIYAVADGRVAVGEFSAGWGGLIVIEHSVGGARVASYYAHMWQDGIYVTNGETVAAGQHIGDVGSSGRSTGPHLHVEIRPGGQGQPPVNAVEWLAQHGAVPSDGTTGAAGCRANVGGGAR, encoded by the coding sequence ATGGTGAAGAAGCTGCTCGTCGTCCTGCTGGCGCTACTCTGCATCGGCCCCTCGACCGCGCTCATCGGCTTGGGTGCGTTCATGGGGCCGGCAGGGTTCTGCCCCGCGGACTCGCTGACGGTCGGCCCGATCCCCGACCAACTCACCGCGACCACCGCCGACGGCACGCAGGTGGTACTCGAGAAGCGGCAGCTCACCCACGCGGCGACCATCATCACCACCGGGGCGAGCATCCCAGGCGTCGGCCAGGCGGGTGTGCGTGTCGCGCTCATGGCGGCGCTCACCGAGTCCCGGCTGCGGATGCTCGCCAATACCGGCGCCTACCCCGAATCCGGGAGCTTCCCGAACGACGGCGACGCCGCAGACCACGACAGCCTGGGGCTGTTCCAGATGCGGCCCGCCGCCGGGTGGGGCACGGTCGCCAAGCTCATGAACCCGGAGTACCAGAGCAAGGCGTTCTACGGCGGTGAGCAGGGCCCGAACTTTCCCTCGCCGCGAGGCCTGCTCGACATTCCCGGCTGGCAGCAGATGGACCCAGGCAGCGCGGCACAGGCCGTCGAAGTATCGGCGTTTCCGGATCGGTACCGGAACTGGCAGCCAGTCGCCGACGCGATCCTCACCGCCCTCACCACGCCCGCCCCCAGCGGCGGAACCGGTGGCGGGGTGGTGCCGGAGACCAGCCGTGTCGGGTTCCCGCTGCCCGAGGGCTCGTACACGAGCACGGATAGCTTCGGGTGGCGCATCGACCCCTTCACCGGAGAGAGCGAGTTCCACTCCGGCTCCGATCTCGCCGCCGCCGACGGCACCCCGATCTACGCAGTCGCCGACGGCCGCGTAGCCGTCGGAGAGTTCAGCGCCGGATGGGGCGGTCTCATCGTCATCGAACACTCCGTCGGCGGAGCCCGCGTCGCGTCCTATTACGCGCACATGTGGCAGGACGGCATCTACGTCACCAACGGCGAGACGGTCGCGGCCGGGCAGCACATCGGCGATGTCGGCTCCTCCGGCCGCTCCACCGGCCCCCACCTGCATGTCGAGATCCGCCCTGGCGGGCAGGGGCAGCCCCCGGTGAACGCCGTCGAGTGGCTGGCGCAGCACGGCGCGGTCCCGAGTGACGGTACGACGGGCGCCGCCGGATGCCGCGCGAACGTGGGAGGTGGTGCCCGGTGA
- a CDS encoding DUF6112 family protein, producing the protein MNVFPDFGAVGASGEFASVIGALLTYVLIGAVLTLLISATIWTIAAHTGNPYTAQKARIGVLVALGTAALAGAGIAWANFLLTIGDSL; encoded by the coding sequence GTGAACGTGTTTCCCGACTTCGGCGCCGTCGGCGCATCCGGGGAGTTCGCGTCGGTGATCGGCGCGCTCCTCACCTACGTCCTCATCGGCGCCGTGCTCACCCTCCTCATCTCCGCGACCATCTGGACCATCGCCGCCCACACCGGCAACCCCTACACGGCGCAGAAGGCCCGCATCGGCGTGCTCGTCGCCCTCGGCACCGCAGCCCTCGCCGGAGCCGGCATCGCCTGGGCCAACTTCCTCCTCACCATCGGCGACTCGCTGTGA
- a CDS encoding DUF6112 family protein, translating into MIDIDPNSNGLPGIAQLRDIVGAVMTVGLILSVLALIVSAIVWGFGANSSNPHLASRGKTGVLVSCGAAVLCGAAVTLINFFWTVGQAVN; encoded by the coding sequence GTGATCGATATCGACCCGAACAGCAACGGGCTTCCGGGGATCGCGCAGCTGCGCGACATCGTCGGCGCGGTGATGACCGTCGGCCTCATCCTCAGCGTGCTGGCGCTCATCGTTTCCGCGATCGTCTGGGGCTTCGGCGCGAACAGCAGCAACCCGCACCTCGCGAGCCGGGGGAAGACCGGGGTGCTGGTGTCGTGCGGGGCGGCGGTGCTGTGCGGGGCGGCGGTGACGCTCATCAACTTCTTCTGGACCGTCGGCCAGGCCGTCAACTAG